The segment ACGTCCTTGCGAACCGAAGCGACGGACACGCGCGATTGGAGATCAAGCACGGGGGCAGCCCGACGCAGAAAGTTTCGTTGGTGGACTACGCGACCCGGGACGGTTTGGCCCGGGCGTCGGAGGATTACGAATCCACCTCCGGTACGCTCCGCTTTGCGCCAAACGAGAGCATTCACGTCGTGCGCGTGCCGTTGCTCCCCGGTCCGCCGACGGGCGGCAATCGCACGTTCGAGTTCGAGCTCTCCAACGCCCGCAACGAGGACGGGGCCACGAGGTGCCCGCAGAACCCGCCCGAGCTTTGGCCGCCTTCGAGCGCCTGGGTCCGGATCGTCGGCGAAGAGCAAGCGAACCGGCGGGAAGCGGCTCCCGCGGCAAGCGTGGACCCAGATGTCCTTCGGTTCGGCGAGGTGAGGGTGGGACGGGTGAGCGCTCCAAGGTCGTCCACGCTTGGCAACGGGGGCCCTTCGACGCTCTCCCTGCCGGAGCCGCAACTCGGGCCCGAATGGCGTCTTTCCCATGAGTGCGCCGCCGTGCCTCCGGGATCCGCCTGTTTGCTCAACTTCCGATTCTCGCCCGTCGCGGCCGGCGAGCGCTCGGCCCATTGGATCTACGACGATGGAACGCACTACCTCTCCATCGCCCTCCACGGCGTTGGAGTGTCGGCGGTCGACGATGGAGACAGCCCGGACCGTGGAGCAACACCTGGGTTCGAGTCGATCCTTGCGGGCCTTGCGATCGCCGTTGTCGCAATCGTCGCGGGCCGCAGCAAGCTTCATTGAGCATGGAACCGCTTGGGCCCCTCATGACGCGCACGACCTTCCACTCGCGTACGCGCGCGATCGTCGTCGCCCTTGCCCTTTCGGCAGGCGGCCTTGCGCTTGTCGCGCCGACGGCAACTGCGTGCGCGCACGGGCAACATACGTTCCAACTCACCGCGGCAAC is part of the Candidatus Thermoplasmatota archaeon genome and harbors:
- a CDS encoding Calx-beta domain-containing protein, which produces MAQGRRYPWLLGVLAIFTLGATPLGEQAHGSLQAQPTPPSAPCPPSHHGFRLQSAYVLANRSDGHARLEIKHGGSPTQKVSLVDYATRDGLARASEDYESTSGTLRFAPNESIHVVRVPLLPGPPTGGNRTFEFELSNARNEDGATRCPQNPPELWPPSSAWVRIVGEEQANRREAAPAASVDPDVLRFGEVRVGRVSAPRSSTLGNGGPSTLSLPEPQLGPEWRLSHECAAVPPGSACLLNFRFSPVAAGERSAHWIYDDGTHYLSIALHGVGVSAVDDGDSPDRGATPGFESILAGLAIAVVAIVAGRSKLH